The following are encoded together in the Lathyrus oleraceus cultivar Zhongwan6 chromosome 3, CAAS_Psat_ZW6_1.0, whole genome shotgun sequence genome:
- the LOC127130767 gene encoding uncharacterized protein LOC127130767 has translation MKEVIAEKRPIGDGSVALNEKCSAISPGRRIPNKQKDLGAVTFPCTIKGKTFKKVLIGFGASVSLMSLSIYQRLGVGNVNDTRTNLKFADHSIKNAYGIEEEVLVTIEKFSFPVDFVNIDIPEDEETPNIIGQPFIQTSRYNFDIDHGTLTLKVYDDEITLNVLENRKLEVEKEYHYQVGMIRTNVRG, from the coding sequence atgaaaGAGGTAATCGCTGAAAAGAGACCAATAGGAGATGGGTCGGTAGCCTTGAATGAAAAGTGTAGTGCAATATCACCAGGTAGGAGAATCCCAAACAAGCAGAAGGATCTTGGAGCGGTCACATTCCCATGCACTATAAAAGGAAAAACTTTCAAGAAGGTACTAATTGGTTTTGGAGCCAGTGTGAGTCTTATGTCATTGTCAATCTACCAAAGGCTTGGTGTTGGAAATGTCAATGATACAAGGACAAATCTGAAGTTTGCAGATCACTCCATAAAGAATGCATATGGGATAGAGGAAGAAGTACTGGTGACAATAGAGAAATTTagttttcctgttgattttgtgaACATAGACATACCTGAGGATGAAGAGACACCTAACATTATTGGTCAACCATTCATCCAGACAAGTCGATACAATTTCGACATAGACCACGGTACACTAACTTTAAAagtttatgatgatgaaataacaTTGAATGTTCTTGAAAACAGGAAGTTAGAGGTGGAAAAAGAATATCACTATCAAGTAGGCATGATCAGGACAAATGTGAGAGGCTAA